The following proteins are co-located in the Trichormus variabilis 0441 genome:
- a CDS encoding phosphate/phosphite/phosphonate ABC transporter substrate-binding protein, producing the protein MSVGQKGLLGAGAALMALMGVAVTTVSGIQATTANSIYNQQAPRLLAQKLKTLTVIFPSRSDSTDLQSKADAVAAFLSKDLGIPVKAQIGDDTAAVEALRANRADVAFLSSRPALKAEQLANARLYLAEVRDTYSGRFTYNSIFVVRNSSPLKSRNNAKATLEQLRGKKMAFTSPTSGSGFIFPVSELVKQGFVPDRDRLDGFFGQIAYGGNYSKALQAVVRGQADVAVVSEYAMFPPYITAEEKNQLRVLYKISGVPAHGIAIDDDVAAPDRERIINSLLKLNQSQNNSLLRNLYNSTELVRVDHSRHLAPVRDALKRVGIEP; encoded by the coding sequence ATGAGTGTAGGCCAAAAAGGCTTGTTAGGTGCTGGCGCGGCATTGATGGCGCTGATGGGTGTGGCAGTTACTACCGTTAGTGGTATCCAAGCGACAACTGCTAATTCTATTTATAATCAACAAGCGCCGCGCTTACTTGCCCAAAAACTGAAGACTTTAACAGTAATTTTTCCCAGTCGTTCTGATTCGACAGATTTGCAATCTAAGGCAGATGCTGTAGCAGCTTTTTTATCAAAGGATTTGGGTATTCCTGTCAAAGCACAGATAGGTGATGATACTGCGGCAGTGGAAGCTTTAAGAGCGAACCGGGCTGATGTGGCTTTTTTGAGCAGTCGTCCAGCGTTGAAAGCTGAACAATTAGCAAATGCTCGTTTGTATCTAGCAGAAGTACGTGATACCTATTCTGGCAGATTCACTTATAATTCAATCTTTGTCGTCCGCAACAGTAGCCCATTGAAATCCAGAAATAATGCCAAAGCCACACTAGAACAGCTACGTGGCAAAAAAATGGCATTTACATCTCCCACCTCAGGTTCAGGATTTATTTTCCCAGTTAGTGAATTAGTTAAACAGGGGTTTGTCCCTGACCGCGATCGCCTTGATGGTTTCTTTGGTCAAATTGCCTATGGTGGTAACTACAGCAAAGCATTACAAGCCGTAGTGCGCGGTCAAGCGGATGTGGCTGTTGTCTCAGAATACGCCATGTTTCCACCGTACATTACAGCAGAAGAAAAAAATCAGTTGCGAGTACTGTATAAAATTTCTGGTGTACCCGCTCACGGTATAGCCATTGACGATGACGTTGCTGCACCCGATAGAGAAAGAATTATTAATTCTCTACTTAAGTTAAATCAGTCACAAAATAACTCACTGCTACGTAACTTGTACAACTCCACCGAATTAGTGAGAGTAGATCACAGTCGTCACTTAGCACCAGTTCGGGATGCTCTTAAACGCGTTGGCATCGAACCATAA
- a CDS encoding mannose-1-phosphate guanyltransferase yields the protein MRAVLMAGGSGTRLRPLTCDLPKPMVPILNRPIAEHIINLLKRHHITEVIATLHYLPDVLRDYFQDGGDFGVQMTYAVEEDQPLGTAGCVKNIAELLDETFLVISGDSITDFDLGEAIAFHKQKQSKATLILTRVPNPIEFGVVITDEAGKIKRFLEKPSTSEIFSDTVNTGTYILEPEVLEYLPLNTECDFSKDLFPLLLAKDEPMYGYVAEGYWCDVGHLDAYREAQYDALERKVKLDFAYRENSPGLWIGQNTYIDPSAHIEAPVVIGNNCRIGARVQIEAGTVIGDNVTIGADANLKRPIVWNGAIIGEEAQLSACVISRGTRVDRRAHVLEASVVGSLSTVGEEAQISPGVRVWPSKKIESGAILNINLIWGNTAQRNLFGQRGVQGLANIDISPEFAVKLGAAYGSTLKPGAKVTVSRDQRNVSRMVTRSLIAGLMSVGVDIQNLDATAIPIARTVIPTMGVAGGIHVRVHPDRADYILIEFMDHKGINISKAQEKKIEGAYFKEDMRRALTHEIGDVAYPSQVIDLYCTAFEKLLNVSTLHNSRAKVVIDYVYAVSGAVLPQMLDKFGADAVVLNASLNKNAVTTTDREGLLTQLGHVVEALKANFGVQVSANGEQLILVDESGYPIRGELLTALMVDMILTSNPRGTVVVPVHASSAVEQVARRHDGRIIRTKANATALMEACQKNPNVVLGGSGETGFIFPQLHPGFDSMFCIAKIIEMLTIQERSLATVRSELPRVIYRTHTIRCPWSAKGALMRYLVETHPAQNLELIDGVKIRQPFDDSWLLVLPDASEPLVHLYANSHERDWVDETVRDYRSRVQSFVERQQEYHPAEV from the coding sequence ATGCGTGCAGTGCTGATGGCAGGCGGTTCCGGAACGCGACTTCGCCCGTTAACTTGCGATCTACCAAAACCAATGGTACCGATCCTCAATCGCCCAATTGCCGAACATATCATTAATCTCCTCAAAAGACATCACATCACAGAAGTTATTGCCACCTTGCATTATCTACCTGATGTCTTGCGAGACTATTTTCAAGATGGCGGTGATTTTGGGGTGCAGATGACCTACGCTGTTGAAGAAGACCAGCCTCTGGGAACAGCAGGTTGTGTGAAAAACATCGCCGAACTTCTGGATGAAACTTTTTTAGTAATTAGCGGTGATAGCATCACAGATTTCGATTTAGGAGAAGCGATCGCTTTTCACAAACAAAAACAGTCAAAAGCTACTTTAATTTTAACAAGGGTTCCTAACCCTATAGAATTTGGTGTCGTGATCACCGATGAGGCAGGTAAAATTAAACGCTTTTTAGAAAAACCATCTACCAGCGAAATTTTTTCTGATACCGTCAATACTGGGACTTATATTCTGGAACCAGAAGTTTTAGAATATCTCCCCCTAAATACAGAATGCGACTTTTCTAAAGATTTATTTCCTCTGCTACTGGCCAAAGATGAGCCAATGTATGGTTACGTTGCCGAAGGTTACTGGTGCGATGTCGGACACTTAGATGCTTATCGGGAAGCTCAGTATGATGCGTTAGAACGTAAAGTAAAACTAGATTTTGCTTACAGGGAAAATTCCCCTGGCTTGTGGATAGGACAAAATACTTATATTGACCCCTCTGCACATATTGAAGCCCCAGTCGTGATAGGTAACAATTGCCGTATCGGTGCGAGAGTGCAAATTGAAGCCGGGACTGTGATTGGAGATAATGTCACTATTGGTGCTGATGCCAATCTCAAGCGTCCGATTGTGTGGAATGGGGCAATTATTGGGGAAGAAGCCCAGTTGAGTGCTTGTGTAATCTCTCGTGGAACCCGTGTAGACCGCCGCGCCCATGTGTTAGAAGCCTCTGTAGTTGGTTCTTTGTCCACAGTTGGGGAAGAAGCCCAGATTAGCCCCGGTGTCAGAGTTTGGCCTAGTAAAAAGATTGAATCAGGGGCAATTTTAAACATCAACTTGATTTGGGGTAACACCGCCCAACGAAACTTATTTGGGCAACGCGGGGTACAAGGATTAGCCAATATAGATATCAGCCCAGAGTTTGCAGTTAAGTTAGGGGCTGCTTATGGTTCTACTTTAAAACCTGGGGCGAAAGTAACTGTGTCCCGTGACCAACGTAATGTTTCTCGCATGGTGACGCGATCGCTCATTGCAGGTTTAATGTCTGTAGGTGTGGATATTCAAAATCTTGATGCAACAGCCATCCCCATCGCCCGGACTGTTATACCCACAATGGGAGTTGCGGGAGGGATTCATGTACGAGTACACCCCGATCGCGCCGACTATATCCTGATAGAATTCATGGATCATAAGGGAATTAATATCTCCAAAGCCCAAGAAAAGAAAATTGAAGGGGCTTACTTTAAGGAAGATATGCGCCGGGCTTTAACCCACGAAATTGGTGATGTGGCTTACCCCAGCCAAGTTATTGACCTCTACTGCACAGCTTTTGAGAAACTGTTGAATGTTTCTACCTTGCACAACAGCAGGGCAAAAGTCGTAATTGACTATGTTTATGCTGTATCTGGGGCTGTTTTACCCCAAATGCTAGATAAATTTGGTGCTGATGCAGTAGTCCTCAACGCCAGTTTAAATAAAAATGCTGTCACCACAACCGATAGAGAAGGACTACTGACTCAGTTAGGTCATGTGGTGGAAGCATTGAAGGCTAATTTTGGTGTGCAAGTCTCAGCTAACGGCGAACAGCTCATTTTAGTTGACGAATCAGGCTACCCCATTCGCGGCGAATTATTAACCGCACTGATGGTAGATATGATTTTGACTTCCAACCCTAGAGGAACGGTAGTTGTGCCGGTTCATGCTTCCAGTGCAGTGGAACAAGTCGCCCGTCGCCATGATGGTAGGATTATTCGCACCAAAGCCAACGCGACAGCCTTGATGGAAGCTTGTCAGAAAAATCCCAATGTGGTGTTAGGTGGTAGCGGCGAGACTGGCTTTATCTTTCCCCAACTGCATCCGGGGTTTGACTCCATGTTCTGCATTGCCAAGATCATCGAAATGTTAACCATACAAGAGCGATCGCTGGCTACTGTACGATCAGAATTACCCCGTGTGATTTACAGAACCCACACCATCCGTTGTCCCTGGTCGGCTAAAGGTGCATTGATGCGCTACTTGGTGGAAACTCACCCAGCCCAAAACCTCGAACTCATCGACGGTGTGAAGATTCGCCAACCTTTTGATGACAGTTGGCTGTTAGTTTTACCAGATGCTAGTGAACCGTTAGTACATTTGTATGCAAATAGCCACGAGCGCGATTGGGTAGATGAGACCGTGCGGGATTACCGTTCCCGTGTGCAGAGTTTCGTAGAGAGACAGCAGGAATATCACCCGGCGGAAGTGTGA
- a CDS encoding murein hydrolase activator EnvC family protein, with translation MKAPIVQQIRFWKLCIVLCCVLCICLVSIPVFANNSASIDTLKQQQQQIQQERQNVVQERDRLTNLQQAAQNRLTGIANNLQTTNSQIKDSELRLQQASQRLQQLEAKLAVTERAYEERQVATVARLRYLQRSPLNQGWAVLLQSRDIGDFFSRRHQLKLVYQADQQILAKLSTQANLINQQKTKVEEQKNEVALIREQLLTQKSDYQAQAQSQSELIQRLSSDRLALEAAQNQLERDSKNLEGLIQQKVAEAKAREEAQAKTNSRTNIIIKGTGLFAFPSSAPTSSPFGWRVHPILGYRRFHSGLDFAASYGSTIRAADSGTVIFAGWYGGYGRAVIINHGGGITTLYGHASELYVAEGQPVQRGQAIAAVGSTGLSTGPHLHFEVRRNGTPVNPGDYL, from the coding sequence ATGAAAGCGCCAATTGTCCAACAAATAAGATTTTGGAAATTATGTATTGTATTGTGCTGTGTTTTGTGCATATGTTTGGTGTCAATACCAGTATTTGCTAATAATTCCGCTTCCATTGATACCCTAAAACAGCAGCAGCAACAAATTCAGCAAGAAAGGCAAAATGTTGTACAAGAACGCGATCGCCTCACTAATCTACAACAAGCAGCGCAAAATCGCCTGACTGGTATTGCTAACAATTTGCAAACCACCAACAGTCAAATTAAAGATAGTGAATTGCGATTACAACAGGCTAGCCAACGCCTCCAACAGCTAGAGGCCAAATTAGCTGTGACGGAACGTGCTTATGAAGAACGTCAAGTTGCCACAGTAGCACGATTGCGATATCTCCAGCGATCGCCTCTCAATCAAGGATGGGCTGTTTTATTGCAAAGCAGAGATATCGGTGATTTTTTCAGTCGTCGTCATCAGTTGAAGTTAGTTTATCAGGCAGACCAGCAAATTTTGGCGAAACTCAGCACTCAAGCCAACTTGATTAATCAGCAGAAAACTAAAGTAGAGGAGCAAAAAAACGAAGTTGCTTTGATTCGGGAACAACTATTGACGCAAAAATCTGATTATCAAGCTCAAGCTCAATCTCAGTCAGAATTAATACAACGCTTAAGTAGCGATCGCCTGGCCTTAGAAGCCGCACAAAATCAACTAGAGAGAGATTCTAAAAACCTGGAAGGGTTAATTCAGCAAAAGGTAGCAGAAGCCAAAGCCAGAGAAGAAGCACAAGCCAAAACCAATAGCCGGACAAACATCATCATCAAAGGAACAGGGCTTTTTGCCTTTCCTAGCAGTGCGCCTACAAGTAGTCCCTTCGGTTGGCGCGTACACCCCATTCTCGGCTATCGCAGGTTTCACTCTGGGTTGGATTTTGCCGCTAGTTATGGCAGTACAATCAGGGCAGCCGATTCGGGAACAGTAATTTTTGCTGGCTGGTATGGCGGTTATGGTAGGGCTGTAATTATTAATCATGGTGGTGGGATCACGACACTGTACGGACACGCCAGTGAATTATATGTTGCCGAGGGGCAACCAGTACAACGAGGGCAGGCGATCGCGGCTGTTGGTTCCACAGGCTTATCTACCGGGCCACATCTGCATTTTGAAGTTCGTCGCAATGGCACACCAGTCAACCCAGGAGATTATCTTTAG
- a CDS encoding MFS transporter translates to MDSVPIETATSLNSEILQITPPETTLTLANQSNIRIPKEAIRTSLKASTVDSVFAAVYSLGTGGILLSNFLVELDASPIVFGMLSSIPMLVNLIQPLGAYLSELTTSRFRYSMCIFGTARFLWLILFIGVILFTRGNVDSQQLEVLTLSILLITNLLGGLGSASWLSWLAMIVPRRLRGRYFGLRNSAASLTNLICVPLAGLLVSHWYGGTIQGYGVVLLISILFGFLSLGCQYFKIDVNPQLQHEVVQYPQKNEVSNTSASTLQLTIIPPQPESITIWKNSNFLMFLVYFGLWMLAVNISAPFFNLYMLDTLNLDVSWVTIYGSLLAGANLLMLILWGKLADKIGNRRILIYIGILVALTPLLWLGIGINTLDIWLWLPLLHILLGGTAAAIDLCNNNMQLGIAPLRNQSIYFAIASAVAGVSGAVGTTIGSFITQFTQYGGLLAVFVLSTALRLLALIPLFFIQEPGK, encoded by the coding sequence ATGGATTCTGTCCCAATTGAAACGGCTACTTCTCTAAATTCGGAAATTCTCCAGATTACTCCACCAGAGACAACACTCACTCTAGCTAATCAATCTAATATTCGCATTCCTAAAGAGGCAATTCGCACTAGTTTAAAAGCATCAACTGTCGATTCTGTATTTGCAGCAGTTTATTCTTTGGGTACTGGTGGGATTTTGCTGAGTAATTTCTTAGTGGAGTTGGACGCTAGTCCCATCGTATTCGGGATGTTGTCTTCAATCCCTATGCTGGTCAATTTAATTCAGCCTTTGGGAGCTTACTTATCTGAACTTACCACTAGCCGTTTTCGATATTCCATGTGTATTTTTGGCACGGCGCGGTTCTTATGGCTGATTTTATTTATCGGGGTAATTCTATTCACACGGGGAAATGTCGATTCTCAACAATTAGAAGTATTGACATTATCAATACTATTAATCACAAATTTATTGGGGGGATTAGGGAGTGCTTCTTGGTTAAGTTGGCTAGCAATGATTGTTCCTCGGCGCTTACGAGGTAGGTATTTTGGGTTACGTAATAGCGCAGCTAGCCTGACTAATTTGATTTGTGTACCCTTGGCTGGGTTGCTTGTCTCTCACTGGTATGGCGGAACTATCCAAGGCTATGGCGTAGTACTTTTGATCAGTATCTTGTTTGGGTTTTTGAGCTTGGGGTGTCAATATTTCAAAATAGATGTGAATCCGCAATTACAACATGAGGTTGTCCAATATCCTCAAAAGAATGAAGTTAGTAATACATCTGCATCCACCTTACAACTAACAATTATTCCACCACAACCTGAGTCTATTACCATTTGGAAAAACTCAAATTTCCTGATGTTTCTGGTTTATTTTGGTCTATGGATGTTAGCTGTAAATATTAGCGCCCCGTTTTTCAATCTCTATATGCTAGACACATTAAATCTAGATGTAAGTTGGGTGACAATTTACGGCAGTCTCCTAGCGGGAGCTAATTTGCTCATGCTAATTTTGTGGGGCAAGTTAGCAGATAAAATCGGGAATCGACGTATTTTAATTTATATAGGAATTTTAGTAGCGCTGACACCATTACTATGGCTGGGAATTGGTATTAACACTTTAGATATTTGGCTATGGTTGCCTTTATTACATATTTTACTAGGCGGAACTGCGGCGGCTATTGATTTATGTAATAACAATATGCAGTTAGGAATTGCACCATTAAGGAATCAGTCCATTTATTTTGCGATCGCCTCTGCTGTCGCTGGTGTCAGTGGTGCCGTAGGCACAACTATAGGTAGTTTTATCACCCAATTCACCCAATATGGAGGCTTATTGGCAGTTTTTGTTCTATCTACTGCATTGCGCCTGTTAGCGTTAATTCCCTTGTTTTTTATCCAAGAACCGGGGAAGTGA
- the accD gene encoding acetyl-CoA carboxylase, carboxyltransferase subunit beta, with protein MANNEESRGLKSLFDWFANRRKAGATNPERQEREIADGLWHKCSKCGVLTYTKDLRANQMVCVECGHHNRVDSDERIRQLIDQNTWRPMDENLRATDPLQFRDRKAYSDRLREMEDKLGLLDAVKTGLGQINSSPVALAVMDFRFMGGSMGSVVGEKITRLIEQATQRRYPVVIICTSGGARMQEGMLSLMQMAKISAALERHRDARLLYIPVLTNPTTGGVTASFAMLGDIILAEPKATIGFAGRRVIEQTLREKLPDDFQTAEDLLKHGFVDDIVPRTQLKNTLSQLIALHQPVPTTPPMVLWETMSLSSTAAE; from the coding sequence ATGGCGAACAACGAAGAATCACGCGGTTTAAAGTCTCTATTTGATTGGTTCGCAAACCGACGTAAAGCGGGTGCAACCAACCCCGAACGCCAAGAACGCGAAATTGCCGATGGGCTATGGCACAAGTGTTCTAAGTGTGGTGTGTTGACCTATACTAAAGACCTAAGAGCTAATCAAATGGTCTGTGTTGAATGTGGACATCATAATCGGGTAGATAGTGATGAGCGCATCCGCCAATTGATAGATCAGAACACCTGGAGACCGATGGATGAAAATCTGCGGGCGACAGATCCATTGCAGTTCCGCGATCGCAAAGCCTATAGCGATCGCCTCCGGGAAATGGAAGACAAGCTTGGTTTATTAGACGCAGTTAAAACCGGGTTGGGGCAAATCAACAGTTCACCCGTTGCTTTAGCTGTGATGGATTTCCGCTTTATGGGCGGTAGCATGGGTTCCGTTGTCGGCGAAAAAATTACCCGCCTGATTGAACAAGCCACCCAGCGACGTTACCCAGTAGTCATCATCTGCACCTCTGGGGGAGCGAGAATGCAGGAAGGAATGCTTTCTCTGATGCAGATGGCTAAAATTTCCGCCGCTTTAGAACGCCACCGCGACGCGAGATTACTTTATATTCCCGTGTTAACAAATCCCACAACCGGCGGCGTAACGGCTAGTTTCGCCATGTTGGGAGACATTATTTTGGCAGAACCGAAAGCCACAATTGGTTTTGCTGGTCGCAGAGTTATTGAGCAAACCCTCCGAGAAAAACTGCCAGACGACTTTCAAACAGCAGAAGACTTGCTCAAGCATGGCTTTGTCGATGACATCGTACCTCGTACCCAGTTAAAAAACACCTTATCCCAACTAATTGCCCTACATCAACCCGTCCCTACAACCCCCCCTATGGTGCTGTGGGAGACGATGAGTCTTAGTTCCACAGCTGCTGAATAA
- the trxA gene encoding thioredoxin — MPTDTVAYVQENEFDAVLSEDKVVVVDFTATWCGPCRLVSPLMDQLADEYKGRVKIVKVDVDNNKPLFKKFGLRSIPAVLIFKDGELAEKIVGVSPYEQFSAAVEKLL; from the coding sequence ATGCCTACTGATACAGTTGCTTACGTTCAAGAAAATGAATTTGATGCTGTTTTAAGTGAAGATAAAGTCGTTGTCGTTGACTTTACGGCTACTTGGTGTGGCCCATGTCGTCTTGTTAGTCCGTTAATGGATCAACTTGCTGATGAGTACAAAGGTCGCGTTAAAATAGTTAAGGTAGACGTAGACAACAATAAACCTCTGTTCAAGAAATTTGGACTTCGCAGCATTCCAGCAGTGTTAATTTTTAAAGATGGTGAGTTAGCAGAAAAGATTGTGGGAGTTTCTCCTTATGAGCAATTCAGTGCAGCTGTAGAAAAGCTTCTTTAG
- the infC gene encoding translation initiation factor IF-3, with the protein MIDHENNNRGLIDTYEALQLAQSVELDLVVVSQSKDTPVAKILNYGKLQYQKKKRQGQSARPTVKEVRFRPNVGAADYNLRIEQALQWLSKGDSVKFAIRLRGRENQYREQAGQMLERIVTDLSQAGKVQSLDKRSLIVQIMPA; encoded by the coding sequence TTGATTGACCATGAGAATAACAATCGCGGTTTAATCGATACCTACGAAGCTCTACAATTAGCCCAGAGTGTAGAGCTTGACCTAGTTGTAGTTTCGCAAAGCAAAGACACTCCAGTAGCGAAGATTCTTAACTACGGTAAGCTACAGTATCAGAAGAAAAAACGCCAGGGCCAAAGTGCTAGACCCACAGTCAAAGAAGTCCGATTCCGCCCTAATGTTGGTGCGGCTGATTATAATTTACGTATTGAGCAAGCGCTTCAGTGGTTGAGTAAAGGTGATTCCGTTAAATTTGCTATTCGTTTACGGGGTCGAGAAAATCAATATCGAGAACAAGCCGGACAAATGCTAGAACGCATTGTGACTGATCTGAGTCAAGCAGGAAAAGTCCAGTCACTTGATAAACGCTCGCTCATTGTTCAAATTATGCCCGCTTAA
- a CDS encoding daunorubicin resistance protein DrrA family ABC transporter ATP-binding protein codes for MAPAVLIQNLQKRYGTVEAVKDVSFQVEPGEIFGLLGPNGAGKTTTLRALCTLTTPDAGKIEVSGISVLDNPRVARQRLGYVAQEVALDKVLTGKELLQLQAALYHLPNAVAKQRIETVLDLLGLQEYANKKTGTYSGGLRKRLDLAAGLLHSPDVLVLDEPTVGLDIESRFVVWEFLRKLRASGTTVVITSHYLEEIDALADRVAIIDRGVVIAVGTPSELKDRVGGDRITLRIREFSPTPEAEQAKSLLQELPFVKEVIINNAQGNSLNLVVTPQNDALITIQQALKNASLPIFGIAQSRPSLDDVYLAATGRTLLDAELAAVANRDPKAEKKQNMR; via the coding sequence ATGGCTCCCGCCGTTTTAATTCAAAATCTACAAAAGCGTTACGGTACCGTTGAAGCCGTCAAAGATGTTTCTTTCCAGGTAGAACCAGGGGAAATCTTTGGTTTACTCGGCCCCAACGGTGCAGGTAAAACCACTACTCTACGTGCTTTGTGTACCCTCACCACTCCAGATGCAGGCAAAATCGAGGTATCTGGAATTTCTGTGTTGGATAACCCCAGAGTAGCTAGACAACGGCTAGGCTATGTTGCTCAAGAAGTCGCCTTAGATAAAGTGCTAACAGGAAAAGAATTGCTGCAATTACAAGCAGCACTTTATCACCTCCCCAATGCCGTAGCCAAACAGCGAATCGAGACAGTTTTAGATTTACTCGGTTTACAAGAGTACGCCAACAAAAAAACCGGAACCTATTCTGGTGGATTACGCAAACGCCTAGACTTGGCGGCTGGCTTACTGCACTCGCCAGATGTATTGGTGTTAGATGAACCAACGGTAGGACTTGACATTGAAAGTCGTTTCGTAGTATGGGAATTCTTGCGAAAACTCCGAGCATCGGGAACAACGGTTGTAATTACCAGCCACTATTTAGAAGAGATTGACGCGCTAGCCGATCGCGTGGCTATCATTGACCGTGGTGTAGTGATTGCCGTTGGTACACCCTCAGAATTAAAAGATAGGGTTGGAGGCGATCGCATCACCTTAAGAATCCGCGAGTTCTCTCCCACACCAGAAGCAGAACAAGCTAAATCTTTACTACAAGAATTACCTTTTGTCAAGGAAGTTATCATCAACAACGCTCAAGGCAATTCCCTGAACCTGGTAGTAACACCACAAAATGATGCTTTAATTACCATCCAGCAAGCACTCAAAAACGCCAGCCTACCAATTTTTGGTATCGCCCAATCCCGTCCCAGCCTCGATGATGTCTACCTCGCAGCTACCGGACGCACCCTGCTAGATGCCGAATTAGCAGCAGTAGCCAATCGCGATCCCAAGGCTGAGAAAAAGCAAAATATGAGATAG
- a CDS encoding ABC transporter permease encodes MSVTPKSDINWQPATSPQANVNTAPNFFGELVQETLALTRRLFIQLQRRPSTLLAGIIQPVMWLVLFGALFQNAPKGLFGSTTNYGQFLAAGVIVFTAFAGALNAGLPVMFDREFGFLNRLLVAPLASRFSIVFASAIFIVSQSLLQAAVIVGAAAFLGAGLPDVAGLGAIALIVFLLALGVTAISLGLAFALPGHIELIAVIFVTNLPLLFASTALAPLSFMPQWLQVVATLNPLSYAIEPIRYLYLHSHWGLGDVVMQAPWGDVTFGGALLILFSFAFVALLSIQPQLRRTLA; translated from the coding sequence ATGAGTGTAACCCCAAAATCAGATATCAATTGGCAACCAGCCACATCACCGCAAGCTAACGTTAATACTGCACCTAACTTTTTTGGTGAACTAGTGCAGGAAACCCTGGCGTTAACTCGTCGCTTGTTTATTCAATTACAACGCCGTCCCTCCACCTTATTAGCTGGGATTATTCAGCCTGTAATGTGGTTAGTGTTATTTGGCGCTTTGTTCCAAAATGCTCCTAAAGGTTTATTTGGGAGTACGACAAATTACGGGCAATTTTTAGCTGCGGGTGTCATCGTCTTTACAGCCTTTGCCGGAGCGCTGAATGCTGGTTTACCTGTAATGTTTGACCGTGAGTTCGGCTTTTTGAATCGGTTATTAGTCGCTCCCCTCGCATCCAGATTTTCTATTGTCTTTGCTTCAGCCATTTTTATTGTTAGTCAAAGTTTATTGCAAGCGGCTGTAATCGTTGGTGCGGCAGCGTTTCTGGGTGCTGGCTTACCAGATGTAGCGGGACTGGGTGCGATCGCCTTAATTGTCTTTCTACTGGCTTTAGGTGTGACAGCAATTTCCTTGGGATTGGCTTTTGCCCTACCAGGACACATTGAATTAATTGCAGTAATCTTTGTCACTAACCTACCATTACTTTTTGCAAGTACGGCTCTCGCTCCTTTATCCTTTATGCCCCAGTGGTTGCAGGTTGTTGCTACCCTCAATCCTCTCAGCTACGCCATTGAACCAATTCGTTATCTCTATCTCCACAGTCATTGGGGATTGGGTGATGTGGTCATGCAAGCACCTTGGGGTGATGTCACTTTTGGAGGAGCCTTGCTAATATTGTTTAGCTTTGCTTTTGTTGCATTGTTGAGTATTCAGCCCCAACTACGGCGGACTCTTGCTTAA
- a CDS encoding peroxiredoxin, with amino-acid sequence MPLAVGTDAPAFTVKDTNGNTVSLSDFAGKTVVLYFYPKDDTPGCTKQACSFRDAQSDYKNKDVVVLGVSADDEGSHQAFTQKYNLNFPLLADTNKTLISAYDVDGGGYAKRVTYVIGPDGKIVHVDASVNTTTHASDVLAALGL; translated from the coding sequence ATGCCTCTAGCGGTTGGTACGGATGCACCTGCATTTACCGTCAAAGATACCAACGGTAACACCGTTTCGCTATCTGATTTTGCTGGGAAGACAGTGGTTTTGTATTTTTACCCCAAAGATGACACACCAGGCTGCACTAAACAAGCTTGTAGCTTCCGTGATGCTCAATCTGATTACAAAAACAAGGATGTAGTTGTTTTGGGTGTGAGTGCTGATGATGAAGGTTCTCATCAAGCATTTACTCAAAAATATAATTTGAATTTTCCCTTGCTGGCTGACACTAATAAAACCTTAATCAGCGCCTATGACGTTGATGGCGGTGGTTATGCTAAGCGTGTCACTTACGTAATTGGCCCCGACGGTAAAATTGTTCATGTTGATGCCAGTGTCAACACAACAACCCATGCTAGCGATGTTTTAGCTGCTTTGGGACTGTAA
- a CDS encoding Npun_F0494 family protein yields the protein MPTMDSPTPKAFSYPQTTIERARRSLICSPFNIGLFATMRSQSVSLGAIANEAGVKNGYTKNSLLELTCDNELDWLIQVGLLRREVDGQGITDSFRLTPLGHQLIEQYQGKNLPAPSWRDRLYDIVIRWFRLPF from the coding sequence ATGCCGACAATGGACTCCCCAACACCCAAAGCTTTCTCGTACCCACAAACCACCATAGAAAGAGCAAGACGATCGCTCATTTGTTCTCCCTTCAATATTGGGCTATTTGCAACTATGCGTAGTCAGAGCGTTTCCTTAGGTGCGATCGCCAACGAAGCTGGTGTTAAAAACGGTTATACCAAAAATTCATTATTAGAATTGACTTGCGATAACGAATTAGATTGGTTAATCCAAGTGGGTTTATTACGGCGAGAAGTGGACGGACAAGGCATTACAGATAGTTTCCGCCTCACTCCCCTGGGACACCAACTCATAGAACAATACCAAGGAAAAAACCTGCCTGCACCTTCATGGCGCGATCGCCTATACGATATTGTAATTCGTTGGTTTAGGCTTCCGTTTTGA